TTATGTAAACTTATGTTTTAATCAGTTGCTGCAGTGCTGAAACAAGCTAACTGTGCGGgtcttttgattaatttattacacagGCAATGTATATTCGTGTAAAGCGTAACAAGACAACTTACTTTCTGCAATGTGTGCCAAGTGAGACAATTCTACAAATTAAGGAGAAGTTGCAAGAACTCATTGATCAACCAGTCAATGATCAACGTTTGATATTAATGCCAAATCGGGAAGTATTAGATGATTCAAAATCACTGGCGGATCAGAAGGTTTTGTTTCATTATTGGTTATAAgtaaaaccaaaataaaagacatTGCTGCATGCGTTCTTCTGTTCAGATAGTTAGTTCTCTTATATTGTCGATCAGATAATCAGTTAGGGGCTTGTGACTTTCTCCTGATGTTGTAAATGTTATGATACTCATTTCCGTGCATTGGCCATGAATCTAACTAAATCCACTATTTATGCTGTGACTTTTCAGGTTGAAAATGATGCTGTTGTTGCGCTGACCTTGAGAAAAGGTTGTATAACCATCCATTCCAAGTTAAATATACAACTGATATCTCTCTGGTTGGCAAAATCTCTTATATTATCATCGTATATATGCCTTCAGTTTGTGTTTCTCCTTGAGCATCATAACTGGATTTAGTCCTATTCAAGTGGACTATATGGAattctttattgttttcatTTGCGAAAATGGATTACCATTGAAATGAATGtgttttaattgaaaatggaaGTCGAACATTGTCCATCTCGTTATGTGGATGAAAAGTCCTTAGGGTGGCCTAAAATGATTACACGAAGATATTTTCTGTTTCCTGGCTTCCCAGTGAGCTAGTATTGTCAAAAAGAATACTTTGAGCTTTGGCTTTACTTGGAACTTGTGGTTAATATTGAACTTGATGTGCATTGGAAGTGAGAATGACAAAATCATCTTAATTAGACCAATATGACGTCACAGTTCATGTTTGCACACTGCTGTCCTAAGCTGGACGGATTTTGGAGGCTTTCTATGCGTAATTCTGTGTTCTCATTTCCTTAAGAAGTTTACAGAACTGTGTGGTGCCATTAGCCTGTGCCGACAGTGAAATGAAAGCTGCCTATAATTTATCGTGTTTTGCTGATATCCTTGCTACTTCTCCCccttcttttccattttcttggtGGGAATTTCTTTCCATTGATTTAGGGAGCAGTTTCTGTCTAAAGTAATGCCTGATCTCATGCGAAAAGAGAGAATAGACATTCTCTTTTCCCAGAACTGAAAGaagtgaaatatatatgtttacattgttaaaagtttatttttcacaatctTTGCCCAAATTGTTGGTAGCTCTGATGGACTCTTTCCTATATATCACATTCAGATGATAATGAATTCGAAGAGGTGAACATCGTCAGGCCAAATGATTTTTACCAATCCCGGGAGACGGATGGTGGCTTCTAATGCTCAACTCTTGGAAACACATTAATTATCAGTAGTCGTGTCGTTTATGTTACTCAACACTATGAGCTCCATCTTTTGATTTGATAACATGAGAGTTGTCGATCTTTATGTACGGATGATGCCCTTTACTGAATTTTCAGTTCCATTGCAGCTGTACTGATGAAATTCCTCCTCGTGAAATTCCATATGCTATCATTCCAAGTTGTGAACTTATGTATTACTTATTGATGCTATAATCTATCTAGCTAATATGTCACTTAACTAGTTTAGACACCATCTATGAAAGTCTACATGCATAATTAACAACCATGATACATCAGGATCTTCACTTGTTTTGTTCAGACTTCAGACCCACCATAAGTTCACAAACAGAAGTATGAgaacaaatgaaattgaaacaaGATAGCTTCAAGTCAAGTATATTACAAGTCtaagatcaaaattacatGATCATGATATCATACAAGAATTGTAAATCTTCGTCCATCAAGGGTTCGTCAACACCGTCAAAGAATCTTGGGGCAATGGATTGGTACTATGACTAGTTTCAGGAGCTGATGAAAAGATCTGTTGCTCATGCTTCTTCTAGTGTTGGAATAGATTGATTTTGTGTGTATCTTGCTCCATCGCAGTTTcgtctatattttttgttgtggtTGTGGATTCTGCATAGCACGATCTCATCTGACAGCTGCAGAAATATATAGCAATGACTTCGATCAGTGATaatgaaacaaacaaaaggtACAATCCAAGTAATTAGTTTCCAGCAAAAAGAATCGAATATACGTATTAACATCTAATAGTCCATAGACAAACAGTCTATTCCATTGCATTGTGAAtcaatgatataaataaatccctTGAAAATTTGCTTGAATCTTCATACAATTCAAAGAAACTAAGAAGTAAACACTaaacaattaatcatattgttacaaaaataaagtacTTTTAACCTCATCATACATCgaaagaaaacacaaacaaatacGCACCCTATTAATGTTTTCGGCTGCATCGACCAACTTTGGCAGATGTTTCAGTTTGTTCTCATGCATGATCCAATCGGTCTTCTTGACAGTACTGACAGGAGATTTGTGCTTGTGGTAAACCAATGTCTTCCGATATCCAACTACTTCACCGTTGTGTTTGATGGGCCTGTCTCCGCTAGTCGCCTTCCAATGTCCGTATGGAGTTGTTCAGACTACTCTTGTGCCTCATGGGGCAATGGATTGTAGTGATCATTGGTGCAATGACTCTCATGAAATATATCTTCACTAGATTCAGGCAACTGCATTCTAACGGAAGTCGGAAATTGATGGTTGGAGTGATTGTTTGACCCTCATAAGGAGCAGTTGACGGAATAAGGGACTGGGATGATCTTCTTCTATTGTTGGAACTAATTGGTTCGattgattttgtttacttCTTGCTCCACCGCTGTTTTGTCCAGTTCTTATTTCATCGTTATTCAATCAATGCTTTTGTTGTGGTTGTGGATTCTATATAAGACGATAACATcctacatttataaaatatataagaatataatCAGATATAATAAACTGAATGCAAATGGACAattccaaatattttcaatgtaACGAATCAAATATTCCTATCAACATCTATTAGTCCACAAGAAACATCCATTGCATTTGCATTGAAATGGATATGAATGAATAATATCAAGTGCcttcaaaattatacttaagtCTTTTATTCGAGCTTAGTGTCACAGGCTTGGACTTCCCTACCAATACCGTGAACACTTTCTCACAATATCGATCTTGATTCCTTCTTGCTAGTTTAAACACTGACTTGCCAAGCAAAGATAGATGGAACTAGTTAGAACTTGAAGAAAccttatattacattttaGAGCTTTACAAGGGAGCTTGTGAAGTGGTAACAAACGAGCTCTAACGCCTATTTATACTACTCCACCTCCTCAATGGACGgttgagatttatttaatccaatggCTAGACACCTATATATGCCTGTAGGATCTTACAATTACTATGTCTCTTAAGCCTTCGTCTACAAGATTTTCAGTCTTCCATGTTTTTTTCAGGACCTTTTTAAAAGTTCCAAATGCTTCAAATTACAAGCTTCTAGAACATTTCGCAAGTTTCTAACAACTTCTcgaatatttcaaaaatctctATCGTCTATTTggaatttcttcaaatttgtaTGCCAAATTATTGGTACATACAGCTCTAAAAATACCACATCACAAATTCAATTTCGCAATACCAAAAGGAAACAATTTCAGATGTCAAGAATTTCTGcagtttgtttgatttgtacaTAATTCAACTTATTCAAGCAAATCTCGAAGGCCCTTTTCCGTTGTGGAACCGAATGTTTGTTATGGACTAATAGatgttgatatatttgatACTTTATGCTGGAAATTACTTCGAATGGTTCCCCTTCTTTGTATTACATACATGTCTATGTAGTGGTGTGATGATATACACCACAGCTAGAAGAAAAGCCACAGATTGAAATTGATGAAGTTCTATTTCTGAGTAATCATTATACAATCCAAGGTTAGGACAATTTATTGATGGAGGGGATTCTTCTTATgattttgatgaattaataatgaattaagACATGGAATTCTTGTCTTAGCTTATACTGAACATGACTTTTTGATCTTGGATGTTGTAATATCTATctcatttcattttctgtaGAAATTTGGTTTTAGGGTTATCTGGACTAGTTGCCCTCCagtcataattatatatatccttatttttaattttttcctttttccattttcttcctCTATGAAATTAATAACACGGTGTTCAAAgcgtaattattaataatgtaagGAATAATCAACTTTTACAATATATGGATGTGagcaaaaaatacttatttttatggtTCAATTTGAGATTTTTGGGTCTTCGTTTGCAAGGTCTAAAACGTGTACATGCAAAGAAATCGTTAGCATCCTGACGCTTAAGTACTTGAATAAAGGAGTCAAgaataataaagtaataacACAGTAAAATTATAGTAGAGTGTTGAATTTCACATTTATCGATGTACTTGAAAATTACTCCTCTTGGATGAGGGAGTTTAATATTCATAGATAGCTTCCCCCAACTGTGGGGATAAGGCCACACCTCCACGGATTGGGGGAAAGAACTATCCTTTGGCCGTCAAAATCCACTATTTTTAGGGAGGCCTTCTATGGATAAGGCCAGCTCTTACGAATATGCATGTCCTCTGCGAATGAGTGTATCCTCCGTCAATAAGAGTACTCTCGAATCCTTATTGAGGTAGTCGAGGGGACGTTTTCCCGCAACCAGAACCTCAAAGTCCTCGGTTTGCATAGTTGGAGGTGCCATATATACGCTCCTACTGAGATGGTTGACGCCACACCAGCCATATAGGACATCTTTCTAACATGGGCTGATACTGAAACCACCAGGGCGACGTCCAAAGGTTCATGGGCCTGGTCGTGGTTAGGACTTCATGCTGGTCAAGCAACCTTGAGCTTGCAGCAAGACTAAGCATTCTTCATCCTCGAGCTGGATCATTTGGACCCCTATCTAGATTAATCGATTTTTAAGAGCCCCAAACATCCATctaactatttaaataaaaagataccTCTAAACATAATGAGATGGAGTATTCCTTTAAgccaaaacaataataataataataatactaaaaattaattattccaatacCTTTTTATATGGCAAAGAATGAGTTCAAAGGGGTTAAAGacacaagaaaaaacataTGTGGCCTCCAAAGAATCAAAGCCCCACATGAAATTGGGATTTcctaacaatatttttttggtctcGACCGTCAAATATTGTGACAAGTAGATAATAGCAAGAGGGgtggaaaagaaagagttgggGGAGAACATGTTGTATATTAATTGGTTTTTGTCATCACCATATTATGGGCACATGACTCTCCCCATCATTTGCCTTTTGCCCCTCCACTCCCTCTCTATCCATTGCTTTCTTCCAATACTACTCCCACCAAACaccattttacttttaatttctctAAATTACAACCCGGTCCTCCAAAATTtgtcttatttaaaaaattataaatatctcttgATATTAACGATGGTCTAACAATATCGAGGTACGTTAAATTTCAGAAggatacttgtaatttttcaaataatgaggaggtatttgtaattataataaatttaaaaatttacgcttttaattattgttaaaaatattagttaataagGGAATTAGAGAAATATCAACGTAATTATGTTTCACTCGACCATTAGattcattaatcaaatttatgttCTAAAACACATGTGTAGTACTACAGTTTGAAAccatttttttctagttaGAACAATGTTGTATGTGGTAAtcctttttaatatataaaaaaacattatattatttataaatattttacaacatgacgtgtatatattaagtttAGTATGGACTATAAAACTATTTTGCAATAGAAAAATGGGTTAAGTACAATTTACCCACTTGTTAatgaaaaagtacaaaaaagtCCCAGTGAAGGGGAGTAAATTGCGTCATTTTTAATGTCACAGGGGAATAAAttgcactttattttttcacaggggttgttttgcactttttcattaacataggagggtaaattgcactttattttttcacaggggcttttttgcactttttcatTAACATAGAGGGGTAACTTGTATTTAACGCATAGAAAAACTCTACTGGTAACACcagtttgaaatttttattacaaaatagttttATGTTTCTCGTATTTCCTTTCATCTAAGccacatatataaattcacatgaaattacactttttatttgattcaCAGAGTAAAAATTACTTGAGCTTGGACTAGATTAAGTTCTCAAGGTCTTCCAGATCCAGAATCACATACAAAAGCCTCCCAAGTGTCATGCAAGACAAAGTTCAGTAAGAACAATACCGGGAAGGCCATGGTTGCAGTCATTCTAGACTATTTAAAGGTCTCAATCTGGAGAGTAAATAAGGCAACAAAAGTTGCACCTAATGCATGAAAGGCGTGTATTTACAGACACGGTTAAATTCACTTGAACCATTGGTACAGTCTTGCTCAGACGATTGAAGTGAGTCTGTACATACCCATGTTTGGGTTGGGTTGACCGGGTTATTATTTATACGGACTCTAAGGCCTTAATATAGAACAAGATGTGGATACATTTTGAGAGTGTTTCAATAGGTGGAGTTCGAGATATAGTGCTTTAGTTACATGTCATTTCGATCATCTTGTCGAGGAGAACTCAATCCGAGACCATCATTCATTGCGATATTCTGTCGTTTCGGCCACTATTTATGtgtttctttgattttttttatgtttttctgctgattttagttaattttcatatttttttttataattatcatttgagCATGATAGTTTACCAAAGTATTTACTAtatcttattgtatttttcaagGCCAAACTTGATGGGCTTCTAAAATATTAGAGACATGTTCctctttattctttaatatcGATTGCACCCGTTCAATTAAAACTGTTcagatattaaattatacttaagaAAGGTACTTTGATAgaattttctcctttttttagCCCTTTAAATATGAACATGATCATCATGTTAACACCGTAGATTGtcataaaatacatatattatatatatatatatatattattattattattccttCCAATTCGGCGCTATCACATTAAAATACAAGGACAACCTTTTCCTCATCTTTAATGTAATAAGTCATCATATTTTACTTAGGGAACGGACAATGTGAAGTATGTTGCTAGTAAGAGAATG
This Sesamum indicum cultivar Zhongzhi No. 13 linkage group LG5, S_indicum_v1.0, whole genome shotgun sequence DNA region includes the following protein-coding sequences:
- the LOC105162899 gene encoding uncharacterized protein LOC105162899; this encodes MSQPSRPKSPDDQTAMYIRVKRNKTTYFLQCVPSETILQIKEKLQELIDQPVNDQRLILMPNREVLDDSKSLADQKVENDAVVALTLRKDDNEFEEVNIVRPNDFYQSRETDGGF